The sequence below is a genomic window from Fluoribacter dumoffii NY 23.
AATAACTTATCCATTTTTGCTGCACAAATGAAATCATTATGGCTTAAACCATTGAGTGCATGAGTCATAAAACTCACATGACAATAATTATAACCAACCTCCAAATCGGGATGATGGTTTTCAGTATTAGCTATCCATGCCAATGCATTTACAAATGCCATAGTTTCATAAAAATCTTTAAACGATAAACTCCGTTTGATAATGCGATTATCGATGCTGACTTTCCAATTTTCATTCAATTGCGGCATTAAATTCTTAATTTGTTCTGCATTTAATGCAGCTCCAATGCCTTCACATGATTCACAATGTTTGGTGCTTAAATCACTGGTCATTTTATTTCCTTACTTGTAGTAATTACTCAACTCATCAAGAAATCGATTGTTCTGCTCTTTAGTTCCAACAGTTACTCGAAGATAATTATTCATTTTATAGGGATGGAGAGGCCTCACTATAATACCTCTATCTAAAAGATAGTTATAGAGTGAGATGCCGTCTTGCTTACAGTCAAAGGTTAAAAAATTACACGCTGAGGGAAGATAAGGGAGATTTAGCTCGGTAAATCCCGCCTGAATTTGTCTCATTCCCTCAGAGTTGAGCTGTAAACTTTGTTGGATGAACTCTTCATCTTCCAGGGCAGCATGGGCAGTAGTTAATGCT
It includes:
- a CDS encoding 4a-hydroxytetrahydrobiopterin dehydratase; amino-acid sequence: MTSDLSTKHCESCEGIGAALNAEQIKNLMPQLNENWKVSIDNRIIKRSLSFKDFYETMAFVNALAWIANTENHHPDLEVGYNYCHVSFMTHALNGLSHNDFICAAKMDKLLEN